The Aspergillus fumigatus Af293 chromosome 3, whole genome shotgun sequence region agaagaaaagaaaaaaaagtctaAAATGACGGGGGTCGCGACACAATATATACTTGGTTGAAGTGGTTCGTGCGGCACTAGTACGCTAGCCTCGTCTTTTCGCGAGGCAAGCGAGGCTCAGTCAGCATGGTCAGCTGATAAAGTCTAGCCCTAAGCCCGGCTTCAAGCCCTGGTATTTACTGAATTAGTTTAGTCAACGCACCGCCAACCGTATGCGATCACAGTGAGACTCCACTGCTAGCGAAAAGTTTCATCTATACTCCTCTCTCAAGGCGCAGGATAATCACCTCTTTGCGACCACATACTCCCTCTTAATCCTCCCCAAAAAAACCCCCCATCAGTCACAATGGCCCCCGTTGCTGTATGTTATCACTCCACAAACTGCTTTGCTGTTCCTCCATGAGGACCGGACATGGTGCGCTTCTCGTCTTCAATCGCGGATTTTCCACAAGACGCGGTTCTAAGCCAGAAGATGTTCATCATGGACCTCCTCGGGACGACTTATGGAACAGTAGGCTAATGGCTTTGTTTTATCGGTAATAGGCTCGTGGTCGCAAGGCCCAGAAGGTCACCAAGAAGGTAAGCAATGATCGCAATTAAGCTTCAACGGCCTGATGGACAAGTTGCTAACATTGATTCCTGTAGTACATCATCAACGCTTCGCAGCCCGCGAGCGACAAGATCTTCGATGTCTCCGCCTTTGAGAAGTTTCTCCACGACCGCATCAAGGTCGAGGGCCGTGTCGGCAACCTCGGTGACAATGTTGTCATCTCCCAGGTTGGTGAGGGCAAGATCGAGGTTGTCACTCACATCCCCTTCTCTGGTCGCTACCTCAAGTACCTGTAAGTCCATTGTGCACAGCTCTGAGCTTGAAATTGCAGTGGTCTAACGTTGCGCAGGACCAAGAAGTAcctcaagaagcagcagctccGTGACTGGCTGCGCGTTGTTTCCACCTCCAAGGGTGTCTACGAGCTCCGCTTCTACAACGTCGTCAACGacgagggcgaggaggaggaggagtaaATTATTCCTCAATAACGAATCAAAAAAGTTCAATCATTTGGATTCATGGACACTCGCATGAGGGGAGCAACTTCTTTCAGACGGGAATGCGCTATGGGTCTGTTCGAGTGATAGACGCTGTCGACGAAGGAGTACGTTCCGGCTACTGGTGTTTAGGCTCCACAATAGGGTTGACTCGCAATACCCGAAACGGTTGTGTGTCACCTGTTTTTTGTTGGGCTTGTCAGTTATGGGAGTTTTCCTTCTTCTACTCATGACGTTATGACTGGTAGATATGAATTGACTCGAACTATTACCCGAAAGGCTCTTTTATACTTGAACTTTACGTAGATGCTCCGAATATGCTTGATTTCGGAATTCTTTTCGGTATCATCGATGTCAAGGCATCACCTCCgtatcctttcttttgtggCCGGCCCCAGGCCCAAGCTTCGAATCCTCTGACGCACCCTTTGCACCAGGCGGAGGTATGAGCTTACTGCCCTCTATCCGCCATCCTTTGgacttcaagatcttccatGTTTCGGCAGCCTTGACCCTGACCAAATCACCGGTCGCTATCGCGTCTTCTTTGGAATCATGGCCTTGGCTGCCTTTTGTTTGAATGTCTCGATCCAAATACTTCTTGACGAGAGCTTTGAGGCCCATGCGAATTGGCAACCCTCGTGGGTGTGGATAGAGGAGAACGGTATCGATGATTGTTGGATGTATAATACGGCAAGCGTTGAGGTCGTTGTCGATTGCATGCCCAATCAAAGGTGTATCGGGTTGTAAAAATTTGAACAGGAGCGCAcgtgctgctgctggtgattCCACAACCTGCAAGGCGCCATCCCCAGTAGTGGAAGGGCTGCTAGTGCTTTTATAGGGAATTGCCTTTTGATAATGCTCGGGAAACACGCCTGAGAAGCGCGAGTTGAGGTCCAGAATTTCGCCCATGGGTCGAACGAGGATGTCCAAAAGGAGCTTTCCTTGGGGCCAGCTGACAGCTGTTAGACGAATGAGCTCAAGCCCGAGAGTTGTGTATCCCATCTCGCAGTCGAAACAGACCGGCTGCTGGGGTCCTTTATCGGCCTGGGTTGGTGTCTCTTCGAATTGAAGAATAGACGCCAGGCGTTTAGATTCAGATACTTTGAACACATGCGTGTTTCCCTTGGTACAGCCAGACGAAGTTCCGATGGACTCGTTGCAGCAAGGAAAGTATGCATCTCTAGCACCGGTGATATGGTCTGTTTGTCTCCTCGGTGGGTAGTATGGCTTGCCAGGATGGTATGTGCACTGACCTCCAGTGGTCAATGAGCCATCTTCACGACGGCCAGGAAAGACTTGAAATCGTCCGCCACATCTGTCACACTTCTCCCAGCCCTTTGACTCGCTGACTCCCCTCCGTGCAT contains the following coding sequences:
- a CDS encoding 60S ribosomal protein eL22 produces the protein MAPVAARGRKAQKVTKKYIINASQPASDKIFDVSAFEKFLHDRIKVEGRVGNLGDNVVISQVGEGKIEVVTHIPFSGRYLKYLTKKYLKKQQLRDWLRVVSTSKGVYELRFYNVVNDEGEEEEE
- the rex3 gene encoding putative RNA exonuclease Rex3; amino-acid sequence: MFAPLGLFKDVPCPEGQQCSLLTCIFSHDPLSPSLVNPSNVQGTLVAPEEAYESGPPPKKPRLETPPKTAGGKAQSLSEPRMESIESAPAPKAVRGSGLEQTTRTASQLQSMTREVSPPTLQKESSAKKHAPPAATEGEAHLPPRRAPRESLNPRMLPKAPAAHGVRLSILTKLHAAMCALNEKLAKEEGSTDNPLVLSPNELVTMALDEEEKAAKDNPSIYANVIKLRIVKLPKLSLEEWKKEVKAHLNERYYKIEPTQRTAEQKTLETGLSPKEEIAIASKLITPLEGLEQYGYVTRKPTKEEVENARRGVSESKGWEKCDRCGGRFQVFPGRREDGSLTTGGQCTYHPGKPYYPPRRQTDHITGARDAYFPCCNESIGTSSGCTKGNTHVFKVSESKRLASILQFEETPTQADKGPQQPVCFDCEMGYTTLGLELIRLTAVSWPQGKLLLDILVRPMGEILDLNSRFSGVFPEHYQKAIPYKSTSSPSTTGDGALQVVESPAAARALLFKFLQPDTPLIGHAIDNDLNACRIIHPTIIDTVLLYPHPRGLPIRMGLKALVKKYLDRDIQTKGSQGHDSKEDAIATGDLVRVKAAETWKILKSKGWRIEGSKLIPPPGAKGASEDSKLGPGAGHKRKDTEVMP